Proteins encoded by one window of Micromonospora coxensis:
- a CDS encoding cytochrome P450 produces the protein MAMPEAADPPAFPIPRECPYRPSARHVGLRADSPMTKVKLYNGRTAWLVTGAAQARAVLSDYRRVSIRPYHGNYPLLNEEFEKVVDSGYADVLFGVDPPEHTKQRSMIMPSFTLRRTALLRDDVQRIVDTKLDDMMRHGAPADLVSMFAQPVPSMVMSTVLGVPYDEHEDFETPAHKLFVPELAEEATAELGEYLDRLIQKKENDPGAGAVGLLDDLIANHLHTGELTRSELVHIAMAMLVAGTDTTTNVISLGTMALLDNPEQWEALRADPDIVPAAVEEILRYVSLVEAFARVAVEDIDLGDGNVIRSGEGILISCAGVNFDPAHVAEPDTFDIRRPAKPSFSFSHGIHRCPGDNLARLELEIAFRTLVERMPNLRPAADLDKLPSNNNDGTLQRLYELPVVW, from the coding sequence ATGGCGATGCCCGAAGCCGCCGACCCGCCGGCCTTCCCGATCCCACGGGAATGCCCGTACCGGCCGTCGGCCCGACACGTCGGCCTGCGGGCGGACAGCCCGATGACCAAGGTGAAGCTCTACAACGGACGGACCGCCTGGCTGGTCACCGGCGCGGCACAGGCCCGTGCCGTGCTCTCCGACTACCGCCGGGTGTCGATCCGCCCGTACCACGGCAACTACCCGTTGCTGAACGAGGAGTTCGAGAAGGTCGTCGACAGCGGCTACGCCGACGTGCTGTTCGGGGTCGACCCGCCGGAGCACACCAAGCAGCGCTCCATGATCATGCCGAGCTTCACGCTGCGGCGCACCGCGCTGCTGCGCGACGACGTCCAGCGCATCGTCGATACGAAGCTGGACGACATGATGCGCCACGGCGCGCCGGCGGACCTGGTGAGCATGTTCGCCCAGCCGGTGCCGTCGATGGTGATGAGCACCGTGCTCGGCGTGCCGTACGACGAGCACGAGGACTTCGAGACCCCCGCGCACAAGCTCTTCGTGCCGGAGCTGGCCGAGGAGGCCACCGCCGAGCTGGGCGAGTACCTCGACCGGCTGATCCAGAAGAAGGAGAACGACCCGGGCGCCGGGGCCGTCGGCCTGCTCGACGACCTGATCGCCAACCACCTGCACACCGGGGAGCTGACCCGCTCGGAGCTGGTGCACATCGCCATGGCGATGCTGGTGGCCGGCACCGACACCACGACCAACGTGATCTCGCTGGGCACGATGGCGCTGCTGGACAACCCCGAGCAGTGGGAGGCGCTCCGGGCGGACCCGGACATCGTGCCCGCCGCCGTCGAGGAGATCCTGCGCTACGTCTCGCTGGTCGAGGCGTTCGCCCGGGTCGCCGTCGAGGACATCGACCTGGGCGACGGCAACGTCATCCGCAGCGGCGAGGGGATCCTGATCAGCTGTGCCGGGGTCAACTTCGACCCGGCGCACGTGGCGGAGCCGGACACCTTCGACATCCGCCGCCCGGCCAAGCCCAGCTTCTCGTTCAGTCACGGCATCCACCGCTGCCCGGGCGACAACCTGGCCCGGCTGGAGCTGGAGATCGCCTTCCGGACGCTCGTCGAGCGGATGCCGAACCTGCGCCCGGCGGCCGACCTCGACAAGCTGCCCAGCAACAACAACGACGGCACCCTGCAACGGCTCTACGAGCTGCCCGTGGTGTGGTGA
- a CDS encoding abortive infection protein translates to MAQPRTDQAGGATGEVLEYRGVAYDTGTNFATGQGDLSRTAWSRRQMLEELSLISDQLNCNSITVYGSDLERLRETAEAAVERDLHVRLQPRLADRPQGEVLDHLAEAARLAESLRRQDARIDLTVGAVHLLFTPGIADGDQYHERMANAYADADHHLLKPTGRIDFAEAAPRLNEFLAQANGVARQMFTGPVSYSAAPFEQVDWSLFDRIALMWQYLPTYHTPEQHRAVLDGYRGWNLPIQVAEFGTATYQGAEEKAFFFWDVVDRAGDTPLVFDGVVRDEGRQAAYHLRMFELFEQAGVNGVWVSEFIHPTHPHSPDPRLDLDTASMAIVKTIRDDFADPASTYRVEPKESFHAIADHYAHLGFQAARR, encoded by the coding sequence ATGGCACAGCCCCGCACCGATCAGGCCGGCGGCGCGACCGGCGAGGTCCTGGAGTACCGCGGCGTCGCCTACGACACCGGTACGAACTTCGCCACCGGTCAGGGCGACCTCTCCCGCACGGCGTGGAGCAGGCGACAGATGCTGGAGGAGCTGAGCCTGATCAGCGACCAGCTCAACTGCAACTCGATCACCGTCTACGGCAGTGACCTGGAGCGGCTGCGGGAGACCGCGGAGGCCGCCGTCGAGCGGGACCTGCACGTGCGGTTGCAGCCCCGGCTGGCGGACCGGCCGCAGGGCGAGGTGCTGGACCACCTGGCCGAGGCGGCCCGGCTCGCCGAGTCGCTGCGCCGGCAGGACGCCCGCATCGACCTGACGGTCGGCGCGGTGCACCTGCTGTTCACCCCCGGCATCGCCGACGGCGACCAGTACCACGAGCGGATGGCCAACGCGTACGCCGACGCGGACCACCACCTGCTCAAGCCGACCGGCCGGATCGACTTCGCCGAGGCGGCGCCCCGGCTCAACGAGTTCCTGGCCCAGGCCAACGGGGTGGCCCGGCAGATGTTCACCGGCCCGGTCAGCTACTCGGCCGCGCCGTTCGAGCAGGTCGACTGGTCGCTGTTCGACCGGATCGCGCTGATGTGGCAGTACCTGCCGACGTACCACACGCCGGAGCAGCACCGGGCGGTGCTCGACGGCTACCGCGGCTGGAACCTGCCCATCCAGGTCGCCGAGTTCGGCACCGCCACCTACCAGGGCGCGGAGGAAAAGGCGTTCTTCTTCTGGGACGTCGTGGACCGGGCCGGCGACACGCCGCTGGTGTTCGACGGCGTGGTCCGCGACGAGGGCCGGCAGGCGGCGTACCACCTGCGGATGTTCGAGCTGTTCGAGCAGGCCGGGGTGAACGGGGTGTGGGTCTCGGAGTTCATCCACCCGACCCACCCCCACTCCCCCGACCCCCGTCTCGACCTGGACACCGCGAGCATGGCGATCGTCAAGACGATCCGGGACGACTTCGCCGACCCGGCCTCGACCTACCGGGTCGAGCCCAAGGAGTCGTTCCACGCCATCGCCGACCACTACGCGCACCTCGGCTTCCAGGCGGCCCGCCGCTGA